One window of Aerococcus tenax genomic DNA carries:
- the rpmA gene encoding 50S ribosomal protein L27, whose translation MLKLDLQFFAHKKGGGSTANGRDSQAKRLGAKRADGQFVTGGSILYRQRGTHIHPGVNVGRGGDDTLFALCDGVVKFERKGRNNKQVSVYQEA comes from the coding sequence ATGTTAAAATTAGATTTACAATTTTTCGCCCACAAAAAAGGTGGCGGTTCCACAGCTAACGGCCGTGACTCACAAGCTAAACGTTTAGGAGCTAAACGGGCAGATGGCCAATTTGTGACAGGTGGATCAATTCTTTACCGTCAACGTGGTACCCATATTCATCCAGGTGTAAACGTTGGACGCGGTGGAGACGATACTTTATTCGCACTATGTGATGGTGTGGTTAAATTTGAACGTAAAGGTCGTAACAACAAACAAGTTTCTGTATACCAAGAAGCTTAA
- a CDS encoding ABC transporter ATP-binding protein: MLKILKRIPIHLILLSIFFAFAQGLAELVLPTFTAGLVNQGIVPGDFSAITRIAIQMLGVTLIIVGSALANIWFASQASQGLGKDLRDTIYAKVQRLSKDTYDHFGGASLITRSSSDIMQIELTTMMVLRMFLLAPAMLIASLVMAYRASALLSQTYLVTIPLVIISLALVLYFASPLFRAMQAKVDNMNLIFREGLTGIRVIRAFNKSDYESKRFAKANEDYRQTAVGAQIRLAFLLPALLLILNLTTIYINWFGGHLVANQQLSIGVILSFVSYTSIMGISFAFIGMMFVLIPRAQVSAERINQVLDAPEKIHSPADGGKAFDPKRQAKLDFDHVNYSYQGAESNVLTDINFSIKAGETLGIIGGTGSGKSTIANLILRFYERSSGDIKINGEKIESYNLDALRDYIAYVPQKANLFKGNIRSNLEFGKGQASDEEIWQNLKIAQAADFVSNLSDGIDHRVEQRGSNFSGGQKQRLCIARALMKDAAILIFDDSFSALDAKTDVNLRQALSQYAKDKITLIISQKVSTIRDADKILVLEDNGSVAGLGNHDTLMETSPLYASIVSSQLKEVSE; the protein is encoded by the coding sequence ATGTTAAAAATACTAAAACGCATCCCCATACACTTAATCTTGCTTAGTATCTTCTTTGCATTTGCCCAAGGGCTTGCTGAATTAGTCTTACCAACTTTCACCGCTGGCCTAGTTAACCAAGGGATTGTCCCTGGGGATTTTTCAGCCATTACCCGAATTGCTATCCAGATGCTAGGTGTCACCCTAATCATTGTTGGTTCTGCCCTAGCAAATATCTGGTTTGCTTCACAAGCCTCACAAGGACTGGGAAAAGATTTACGAGATACCATCTACGCTAAAGTACAACGCTTATCGAAAGATACTTACGATCATTTTGGTGGTGCCTCTCTGATTACTCGGAGCTCAAGTGACATTATGCAAATTGAATTGACCACAATGATGGTCTTACGAATGTTTCTATTGGCTCCGGCTATGCTTATTGCTAGCTTAGTGATGGCCTACCGAGCAAGCGCCTTACTTAGTCAAACCTATCTGGTTACCATTCCCCTAGTTATTATCTCTTTAGCCTTAGTCCTCTATTTCGCCTCCCCCTTATTCCGCGCCATGCAAGCCAAGGTGGACAATATGAACCTTATCTTTAGAGAGGGACTAACTGGTATTCGCGTCATTCGCGCCTTTAATAAGAGTGACTATGAATCCAAGCGCTTTGCTAAGGCCAATGAAGACTATCGGCAAACGGCTGTTGGTGCCCAAATTCGCTTAGCTTTCCTACTCCCTGCACTACTCTTAATTTTGAACCTAACCACGATTTATATTAACTGGTTCGGGGGGCATTTAGTCGCCAACCAACAACTCAGCATTGGGGTTATTCTTTCCTTTGTTTCCTATACATCCATTATGGGAATATCCTTTGCCTTTATCGGCATGATGTTTGTTCTCATCCCAAGAGCCCAAGTTTCAGCTGAACGGATTAACCAAGTCCTCGATGCTCCTGAAAAAATTCATTCCCCTGCTGATGGTGGCAAGGCTTTTGATCCTAAGCGGCAAGCTAAACTAGATTTTGACCATGTCAATTACAGCTATCAAGGGGCAGAATCTAATGTTTTAACCGATATTAATTTCTCTATCAAAGCTGGGGAAACCTTAGGAATCATTGGCGGGACAGGTTCGGGAAAATCAACCATCGCTAACCTCATCCTGCGCTTCTATGAACGTTCTAGTGGCGACATCAAGATTAATGGCGAAAAAATTGAAAGCTATAATCTTGATGCTCTACGTGACTATATCGCCTACGTTCCTCAAAAGGCCAACCTTTTCAAAGGAAATATTCGCTCTAACTTAGAATTTGGTAAGGGGCAGGCTAGTGATGAAGAAATTTGGCAAAATTTAAAGATTGCTCAAGCTGCTGACTTTGTGTCAAACTTATCCGATGGCATTGACCACCGAGTCGAGCAACGCGGTTCAAATTTCTCAGGAGGGCAAAAACAACGTCTCTGCATCGCCAGAGCCTTGATGAAGGATGCGGCTATTTTAATCTTTGATGACTCCTTTTCTGCCTTAGATGCTAAAACAGATGTCAACCTAAGACAGGCACTGAGTCAGTACGCCAAGGATAAAATTACCCTTATTATTTCACAAAAGGTCTCTACAATTAGAGATGCTGATAAAATTTTAGTCTTAGAAGACAATGGGAGTGTGGCTGGCTTAGGTAACCATGATACTTTAATGGAAACTTCGCCTTTATATGCTTCTATCGTGTCATCACAACTCAAGGAGGTGAGTGAATAA
- a CDS encoding esterase family protein, which translates to MNFESYTHYGHNIGRNMSINRYGHAGKPFLVFPSSGGSHNEYADFGMIEACQAWIDNGKVQFFTLSSYDDQSWLSNKSGHDMALAQQAYDRYFIEEALPLIKRVSNWMDPMGATGCSMGAYHAINTFLNHPDVIDTVIALSGVYDVRYFMKGYQDDFEIYHNSPVDFLWGQNDPWFIDHYRQGDIIVCTGLGPWEEDGLPSFYSLKEAFECKQIPAWFDTWGEDVAHDWPWWRKQMPYFLQVLYPL; encoded by the coding sequence ATGAATTTTGAAAGCTATACCCACTATGGGCACAATATCGGACGGAATATGTCAATTAATCGTTATGGACACGCTGGGAAGCCCTTTTTGGTCTTTCCCTCTTCAGGCGGCTCTCATAATGAATATGCTGATTTTGGGATGATTGAGGCCTGCCAAGCCTGGATTGACAATGGTAAGGTGCAATTCTTTACCTTGTCCTCCTATGATGATCAGAGCTGGTTATCCAATAAATCTGGTCATGATATGGCCTTAGCCCAACAGGCTTATGATCGTTATTTTATTGAAGAAGCCCTGCCTTTAATTAAGCGTGTTTCGAATTGGATGGACCCCATGGGCGCAACCGGTTGCAGTATGGGTGCCTACCATGCCATTAATACTTTTCTAAACCACCCAGATGTAATTGACACTGTGATTGCTCTAAGTGGAGTATATGATGTTCGTTATTTCATGAAAGGCTACCAGGACGATTTTGAAATTTACCATAACTCACCAGTCGATTTCCTTTGGGGGCAAAATGATCCTTGGTTTATTGATCATTACCGCCAAGGCGATATCATTGTATGTACAGGACTCGGCCCCTGGGAAGAAGATGGTCTACCAAGCTTTTATAGCTTAAAAGAGGCCTTTGAATGTAAACAAATCCCAGCTTGGTTTGATACTTGGGGAGAAGATGTGGCCCATGATTGGCCATGGTGGCGCAAACAAATGCCATATTTTCTGCAAGTTTTGTATCCCCTATGA
- a CDS encoding dihydroorotate dehydrogenase, whose translation MNNIQVELPGLSLSNPLMPASGSFGYGDFSNCQDLDLSQLGALVIKTTTLEAREGNPDPKMWWNDEYSLNAVGLKNPGIDVVIKEKLPQLKEKYPSLPIIASVGGNTVEDYCQVAQLFDQSGLVNALEINISCPNVKKGGLAFGKDPQFAKELTEKIKSLVDLPVYVKLSPNVDDVVAMAQALEEAGADGLTMINTLLGMGIDIKEKRPVLGNGYGGISGPLLKPLALRMIHQVRQQSQLPIIGVGGICTVDDVIEMFMAGANAVQVGYQHFKNPGICIDLAKELPSRLAELGISSLTDIQVI comes from the coding sequence ATGAATAATATCCAAGTGGAATTACCCGGTTTATCCTTATCTAACCCCTTAATGCCCGCTAGTGGGAGTTTTGGTTATGGTGATTTCTCTAATTGCCAAGACCTCGATTTAAGTCAATTAGGCGCCTTAGTGATAAAAACCACCACTTTGGAAGCTCGCGAAGGCAACCCTGATCCTAAGATGTGGTGGAATGATGAATACAGTCTTAATGCAGTAGGTTTAAAAAATCCAGGAATTGATGTGGTTATCAAGGAAAAACTTCCTCAGCTCAAAGAAAAATATCCTAGCTTGCCCATCATTGCTAGCGTGGGAGGAAATACAGTTGAGGACTATTGTCAAGTCGCCCAATTATTTGATCAATCCGGCTTAGTTAACGCTCTTGAAATTAATATCTCTTGTCCGAATGTGAAAAAGGGCGGCCTTGCTTTTGGTAAGGATCCTCAATTTGCTAAGGAATTAACCGAAAAAATTAAGTCCTTAGTTGACCTACCAGTATACGTTAAATTGTCCCCCAATGTCGATGACGTGGTGGCTATGGCCCAAGCCTTAGAAGAAGCAGGTGCAGATGGCCTAACCATGATCAATACCTTACTCGGAATGGGCATTGATATTAAAGAAAAAAGGCCAGTTCTAGGTAATGGCTATGGGGGAATCTCAGGACCGCTCTTAAAACCCTTGGCTTTAAGAATGATTCACCAAGTCCGCCAACAAAGCCAACTGCCTATTATTGGGGTGGGCGGCATATGCACGGTCGATGATGTGATTGAAATGTTTATGGCCGGAGCTAACGCCGTCCAAGTGGGCTACCAACACTTTAAAAATCCTGGAATTTGTATTGATTTGGCTAAAGAATTACCGTCTCGTTTAGCAGAATTAGGCATTTCGAGCTTAACAGATATCCAAGTAATTTAA
- a CDS encoding class I SAM-dependent methyltransferase has translation MDTEGIKSAFTYLHEATEKSAQALEMTYVEAIHETLQNLLLGSAQQINGAPDDQVIKDLNSLYQKSQWQALDQETKHNIIQWLLIEGVKKQEIQANYQATPDAIALIIGYLAFRLVESNQNSLEKSINLFDPCFGTGNLWSLVAKTFTDQDYQVLGAGVDNDDLMLSIGEKAMALLGLSPKLTLADALGDLLVDPCQVIIADLPIGYYPQDQVAQTFKSGVKFIEEGSHAYAHYLLIEQGIHYLEDNAWGLFLVPKSTLTDPTLPQLMQGINETAYLQAFINLPQSLFQNEFSQKSILIVQKQGDRAKQSDQVLIGNIPDFKAVDDMKQFTSQFNDWLDKHIVNGK, from the coding sequence ATGGATACCGAAGGAATTAAATCAGCCTTTACATATTTGCATGAAGCGACCGAAAAAAGTGCTCAGGCTTTGGAGATGACCTATGTTGAGGCTATTCATGAAACATTACAGAACCTATTACTAGGATCAGCCCAGCAAATTAACGGAGCACCTGATGATCAAGTGATTAAGGATTTAAATAGTCTCTATCAAAAAAGTCAGTGGCAGGCTTTAGACCAGGAAACCAAGCATAATATCATCCAATGGTTATTGATTGAAGGAGTAAAGAAGCAAGAAATACAAGCTAACTATCAAGCAACTCCAGATGCCATTGCCTTAATTATTGGCTATCTGGCCTTTCGATTAGTTGAGTCGAATCAAAATTCGCTAGAAAAGTCTATCAATCTTTTTGATCCCTGCTTTGGCACTGGTAATTTATGGTCACTGGTGGCGAAGACTTTTACGGACCAAGACTATCAAGTCCTTGGGGCCGGAGTTGATAATGATGACTTGATGCTATCTATTGGCGAAAAGGCCATGGCCTTGCTTGGATTAAGTCCAAAACTCACCCTTGCTGATGCTTTGGGAGATTTATTGGTTGATCCCTGCCAGGTCATTATTGCTGATTTACCGATAGGCTATTATCCTCAAGACCAAGTCGCCCAGACCTTTAAGAGCGGGGTAAAATTTATTGAGGAAGGCTCCCATGCCTATGCCCATTACTTGTTAATTGAGCAGGGGATTCATTATTTAGAGGACAATGCTTGGGGCTTGTTCTTAGTCCCCAAATCTACTTTAACCGATCCAACGCTTCCGCAATTAATGCAAGGAATAAATGAAACAGCTTATTTGCAAGCCTTTATTAATTTACCCCAAAGTCTTTTTCAAAATGAGTTTTCGCAAAAAAGTATCCTGATTGTCCAAAAACAAGGAGACCGGGCCAAGCAAAGTGACCAGGTCCTTATTGGTAATATTCCTGATTTTAAAGCAGTTGACGACATGAAACAATTTACTTCACAATTTAATGATTGGTTAGACAAGCATATCGTTAATGGAAAATAA
- a CDS encoding YolD-like family protein, with amino-acid sequence MPEQTKHKKFPHAYRSMIKWQSMFLSEHREALRSRQKNYGRVHPQALTSQQMTLTELRQKLFLALNSQLPCTIVLNEVDSDGHYRLLHGYIHSLDHEYFLMNQETIPLSLLKSCQIILD; translated from the coding sequence ATGCCCGAGCAAACGAAGCACAAAAAATTCCCCCATGCCTATCGATCCATGATCAAATGGCAGAGCATGTTCCTATCTGAACACCGAGAAGCCTTACGATCAAGACAAAAAAATTACGGCAGAGTCCATCCCCAAGCCTTGACTAGCCAGCAAATGACTTTGACCGAACTCCGCCAGAAACTTTTTCTGGCCTTGAATAGTCAACTCCCCTGCACCATTGTTTTGAATGAAGTCGATTCAGATGGCCACTATCGATTACTACATGGTTATATACATAGCCTAGACCACGAGTATTTTCTGATGAACCAAGAAACAATTCCTTTATCTCTCCTTAAATCTTGCCAGATCATTCTAGATTAA
- a CDS encoding aspartate carbamoyltransferase catalytic subunit, which translates to MEHLTSVQDLSNEEVMELIRQGETFKNSPVAVHPQSITMANLFYENSTRTHMSFEQAERRLGYQVLPFEVSQSSVNKGESLYDTVITLEAIGANALVIRHSQNEYYLDLLKELNKHHHKIHLINGGDGSGQHPSQCLLDMMTIYEEFKHFDGLKVAIIGDIKNSRVARSNAQLLNQLGSQVFFSGPEAWYDPQMDQYGCYQDIDQLIDQMDVVMLLRVQHERHSDDPLEKSFDPKLYHEKYGINLDRYQKLQDHAILMHPGPINRDVELASELVESEKSRFVQQMENGVYMRMAILKSVIEGEK; encoded by the coding sequence ATGGAACATTTAACCAGTGTACAAGATTTAAGCAATGAAGAAGTAATGGAGCTTATTAGACAAGGGGAAACTTTTAAAAATAGTCCAGTAGCGGTTCATCCCCAATCCATTACTATGGCTAATTTGTTTTATGAAAATTCAACTAGAACACATATGAGTTTTGAGCAGGCAGAACGGCGCTTGGGTTATCAAGTCTTACCCTTTGAAGTGAGTCAGAGTTCGGTCAATAAAGGCGAAAGTCTCTATGATACCGTTATTACTTTAGAAGCTATTGGAGCTAATGCATTAGTTATTCGCCATTCTCAAAATGAGTACTATCTTGACCTATTAAAAGAGCTTAATAAGCACCACCATAAAATCCACCTAATTAATGGTGGTGATGGTAGTGGCCAACATCCGAGCCAATGTTTACTAGATATGATGACTATCTATGAAGAGTTTAAGCACTTTGATGGTTTGAAGGTGGCTATTATTGGTGACATTAAAAATTCACGGGTAGCTCGCAGCAATGCCCAATTACTCAACCAATTGGGGAGTCAAGTATTCTTTTCGGGGCCAGAAGCCTGGTATGATCCTCAAATGGACCAATATGGCTGCTACCAAGACATTGACCAGTTAATTGACCAAATGGATGTGGTGATGCTCTTACGGGTCCAACATGAAAGACATTCTGATGACCCATTGGAGAAGAGTTTTGACCCCAAGCTTTACCATGAGAAATATGGAATTAATTTAGACCGTTATCAAAAGCTACAAGACCATGCTATATTAATGCATCCAGGTCCTATTAATCGTGACGTTGAACTGGCTAGTGAGCTAGTAGAATCAGAAAAGAGTCGCTTTGTGCAACAAATGGAAAATGGCGTTTATATGAGAATGGCTATCTTAAAGAGTGTGATTGAGGGTGAGAAATAA
- a CDS encoding dihydroorotase: MKVLIQAGKVYSQGSLTTMDILIEEGKIQALGQHLVDQDEVDQVIDASGCLVTPGLIDIHVHYREPGFEDKETIASGSRAAARGGFTSVCTMANTNPVPDTPEKLSQLIQKNQSDGEVKIHQYAPITKDLTSDQVVDIPAMKEEGAFALSNDGHGVQSAATMYQAMLAAKEQGLAVCAHLEDRSLFNNGVINAGKAAERMELPGILSVAESSQLARDIELARATGVHYHVCHVSTAASLNLIRQAKLDGVNITCEVAPHHLLFHDGNILKDDANYKMNPPLRNSSDQEALVQALNDGTIDLIATDHAPHTEEEKSQGFLKSPFGIVGSETAFMSLYTLLVKRGKLSLERLIALMTDQPRQLFHLETAGTIWPGQAADISIFNLDRPYQVKASDYASKSSNSPLNNTSLYGRTEYCLVDGEIVYQAEGGNNNE, from the coding sequence ATGAAAGTCCTAATTCAAGCAGGTAAGGTTTATAGTCAGGGTTCGTTGACGACTATGGATATTCTTATTGAGGAAGGAAAGATCCAAGCTCTGGGTCAACACTTGGTCGACCAAGATGAAGTTGATCAGGTGATTGATGCTTCAGGCTGCTTGGTGACTCCAGGCCTTATTGATATCCATGTCCATTACCGAGAACCAGGTTTTGAAGACAAAGAAACGATTGCTAGTGGTAGCCGGGCAGCAGCTCGCGGAGGTTTTACTAGCGTATGTACCATGGCTAACACCAATCCTGTTCCTGATACCCCTGAAAAACTTAGCCAGTTAATTCAAAAGAATCAAAGTGATGGTGAGGTAAAGATCCATCAATACGCTCCCATTACCAAGGATTTAACCAGTGACCAAGTTGTTGATATTCCTGCGATGAAGGAGGAGGGTGCTTTTGCCTTGAGTAATGATGGACATGGCGTCCAATCTGCTGCAACCATGTATCAAGCGATGCTAGCAGCCAAAGAGCAAGGCTTAGCCGTTTGCGCTCACCTAGAAGACCGTTCCTTATTTAATAATGGCGTGATCAATGCAGGAAAGGCTGCAGAGCGTATGGAACTTCCTGGAATTTTATCAGTGGCTGAAAGCAGTCAATTGGCTAGAGATATTGAATTAGCTCGGGCAACAGGGGTTCACTACCATGTCTGCCATGTGTCTACGGCGGCCAGTTTAAATTTGATTCGCCAAGCCAAATTGGATGGAGTGAATATTACTTGTGAGGTTGCTCCCCACCACCTTCTCTTCCATGATGGCAATATCTTAAAAGATGATGCGAATTATAAAATGAACCCGCCATTGAGAAACTCATCAGACCAAGAAGCCCTAGTCCAAGCCTTAAATGACGGGACTATTGATTTGATCGCTACAGACCATGCTCCCCATACCGAAGAAGAAAAGAGTCAAGGCTTCTTGAAGTCCCCCTTTGGAATTGTTGGTAGTGAAACAGCCTTTATGAGTTTATACACGCTATTAGTTAAGCGAGGAAAACTCAGTTTAGAAAGGCTTATTGCCCTAATGACTGACCAACCTCGTCAATTATTCCATTTAGAGACAGCAGGAACCATCTGGCCAGGGCAAGCTGCTGATATTAGTATCTTTAATCTCGACCGTCCTTATCAAGTCAAGGCTAGTGACTACGCCTCAAAGAGTAGTAATAGTCCCCTAAATAACACTAGTTTATACGGACGAACCGAATATTGTTTAGTTGATGGAGAAATTGTTTATCAAGCTGAGGGAGGAAATAATAATGAATAA
- the rplU gene encoding 50S ribosomal protein L21: protein MYAVIKTGGKQIKVEEGSVIFVEKLDAEAGDKVTFDEVVFVGGESTKIGTPLVEGASVEGTVEKQGREKKVTTFKYRPKKDSRSKQGHRQPYTKVTIDSIKA from the coding sequence ATGTACGCTGTTATTAAAACAGGTGGAAAGCAAATTAAAGTTGAGGAAGGTTCAGTAATCTTTGTTGAAAAATTAGATGCTGAAGCAGGAGATAAGGTAACCTTTGACGAAGTAGTCTTTGTTGGTGGTGAAAGTACTAAAATTGGTACGCCATTAGTAGAAGGTGCCTCAGTTGAAGGGACTGTTGAAAAACAAGGTCGCGAAAAGAAAGTGACTACCTTCAAATACCGTCCTAAAAAAGACTCTCGTTCTAAACAAGGTCATCGTCAACCTTATACTAAAGTAACAATTGATTCAATTAAGGCTTAA
- a CDS encoding MarR family winged helix-turn-helix transcriptional regulator has product MEFAKDHLSTLLFQVATLEKSYIDKQVKKANLNIIQAKSLYYIHLHPQLIQKELADYLDKPHATTSNIVTSLESKGYLYRKQISGNEQKKYLFLTPQGEKLAKEIKCIFDQLEEIVTNNFSLNEKKGIQELLNRIHNNLQEQK; this is encoded by the coding sequence ATGGAGTTTGCCAAAGACCACCTAAGTACACTACTCTTTCAGGTAGCGACTTTAGAAAAAAGCTATATCGACAAACAGGTTAAAAAAGCTAATCTAAATATCATTCAAGCCAAGAGTCTTTATTATATCCATCTCCATCCCCAGCTCATCCAAAAAGAGCTCGCTGATTATTTGGATAAACCCCATGCTACGACCAGTAATATTGTGACTAGTCTAGAAAGTAAAGGTTATCTTTATCGCAAACAAATTTCCGGGAATGAACAAAAGAAATACCTGTTCTTAACGCCACAGGGAGAAAAACTGGCTAAAGAAATCAAATGCATTTTTGACCAACTTGAAGAAATTGTGACTAACAATTTTTCCTTAAATGAAAAAAAAGGAATCCAAGAATTACTCAACCGTATTCACAATAATTTACAAGAACAAAAATAA
- a CDS encoding ribosomal-processing cysteine protease Prp, giving the protein MIQAKFKCKDGSFVSMTVLGHALSGEYGHDLVCAAVSTLTFSLVNNLERLTQVAPIVDLDPDGGYLYCEIPADLDDNQAQLAEVLFKSCYYALKDDVSASQPDYLQVSLNK; this is encoded by the coding sequence ATGATTCAGGCAAAGTTTAAATGTAAAGATGGAAGCTTTGTAAGTATGACAGTGCTAGGACACGCTTTATCAGGGGAATATGGCCATGATTTAGTGTGTGCTGCGGTGTCAACTTTAACTTTTTCCCTGGTGAATAATTTGGAGCGTTTGACACAAGTTGCTCCAATTGTTGACTTAGATCCAGATGGGGGTTATCTCTATTGCGAAATTCCCGCTGACTTGGATGATAACCAAGCCCAGCTTGCTGAAGTCTTATTTAAAAGTTGCTATTATGCCTTAAAAGATGATGTTAGTGCCAGTCAACCTGACTATCTTCAGGTATCTTTAAATAAGTAA
- a CDS encoding ABC transporter ATP-binding protein, giving the protein MGRRTPKSTSKALKRLFKFFGHYQKSFIAVVILSVAATIAETVAPKILGQATTLIAEGVSQGLQEMNGQMGYKIDFTGIFRVLLVVAALYIATSIGRYFQNYLLSHAVQGTIANLRQAMRDKLNKLPISTIDHLSTGEILSRAINDIENIARTLQQNIAQTIMSITQLIGVVTMILMISPKIGGLMILTVLFAVFLVSRITPITQRLFADRQRIQGSINDHIEEDYNGQIEIRAFNQQGHKRDLFEEETDAYYKTSQRAEFFSGFLYPMVNFIRNLDYVLIAFVGGIEILQGRLPLGDVQALLQYNPQLYQPISNLATIVNQIQSTLASAERVFEFLDLEEMEVTHSDYSVIDTDKKVIFDNVYFGYDEDHYTLKDYNLDVNEGETIAIVGPTGAGKTTLINLLERFYDVDKGSIKIDGKDIRDYSREDVRKQMGMVLQDTWLFNGSIYDNIAYGDHNQSVSEEEVYAAAKTAHVDDFVRKLPDGYDTIINEDASNISQGQRQLITIARALVATPDILILDEATSSIDTRTEELIQKATEKLLKGRTSFVIAHRLSTIQDADQIIVMDQGRIIEKGNHESLMEKRGFYYGLYSAQFQED; this is encoded by the coding sequence ATGGGAAGACGTACACCAAAATCAACTAGCAAAGCCCTTAAACGTCTTTTTAAATTTTTCGGTCACTATCAAAAATCATTCATTGCGGTTGTAATCCTTTCGGTGGCAGCAACGATAGCCGAAACCGTTGCGCCTAAAATTTTAGGACAAGCAACGACCTTGATTGCTGAAGGGGTCAGCCAAGGCCTACAAGAAATGAATGGACAAATGGGCTATAAGATTGACTTTACCGGGATTTTCCGTGTGCTTCTAGTGGTCGCTGCCTTATATATTGCCACTAGTATTGGCCGTTACTTCCAAAATTATTTACTGTCACATGCCGTACAGGGAACAATTGCTAATCTCCGCCAAGCCATGCGAGATAAATTGAATAAGCTTCCAATTAGTACCATTGATCATTTATCGACCGGTGAAATTTTGAGCCGGGCCATCAATGATATTGAAAATATTGCCCGTACCCTGCAACAAAATATTGCTCAAACTATTATGAGCATTACCCAGTTAATTGGTGTAGTAACGATGATCCTCATGATCAGTCCCAAAATTGGGGGGCTTATGATATTAACTGTTCTATTTGCTGTTTTCCTAGTCAGCCGCATCACACCAATAACTCAAAGACTCTTTGCTGACCGGCAAAGAATTCAAGGAAGCATTAATGACCATATTGAGGAAGACTATAATGGTCAAATTGAAATTCGTGCTTTCAACCAACAAGGTCATAAGCGCGATCTATTTGAAGAAGAAACCGATGCTTATTATAAAACCTCACAACGGGCCGAATTCTTTTCTGGTTTTCTCTATCCCATGGTTAACTTTATCCGTAATTTAGATTACGTCTTAATTGCTTTTGTCGGGGGGATAGAGATTTTACAAGGCCGTCTACCACTTGGGGACGTCCAAGCCCTCTTACAATACAACCCACAACTTTACCAACCCATTTCCAACCTTGCTACTATCGTTAACCAAATTCAAAGTACTCTAGCTTCCGCTGAACGGGTATTTGAATTCCTGGATCTGGAGGAAATGGAAGTAACCCATAGCGACTACTCCGTTATTGATACTGATAAAAAGGTAATCTTTGACAATGTTTATTTTGGTTATGATGAAGACCATTACACTTTAAAAGATTATAATTTGGATGTTAATGAGGGCGAAACTATTGCTATCGTTGGCCCTACTGGTGCTGGTAAAACGACTCTAATTAACTTATTAGAACGCTTCTATGATGTCGATAAAGGTAGTATTAAAATTGATGGTAAAGATATTCGTGACTATTCCCGCGAGGATGTTCGTAAACAAATGGGAATGGTCTTACAAGATACCTGGCTATTTAACGGAAGTATTTATGATAATATCGCATACGGTGATCATAACCAATCTGTTTCAGAGGAAGAAGTTTATGCAGCGGCTAAAACCGCCCATGTCGATGACTTTGTTCGGAAATTGCCTGATGGCTACGACACCATCATTAATGAAGATGCTTCAAATATTTCTCAGGGACAAAGACAGCTCATTACGATTGCCCGTGCCCTAGTAGCCACACCAGATATCTTAATCTTAGATGAAGCAACCTCAAGTATCGACACGCGTACTGAAGAATTAATTCAGAAAGCAACCGAAAAATTACTTAAAGGACGAACCAGTTTTGTGATTGCTCACCGTTTAAGTACGATTCAGGATGCTGATCAAATTATTGTTATGGACCAAGGAAGAATTATTGAAAAAGGTAACCATGAAAGTCTAATGGAAAAACGAGGCTTCTATTACGGCTTGTATAGTGCCCAATTCCAAGAAGATTAA